In the genome of Leucobacter luti, one region contains:
- a CDS encoding amidohydrolase family protein, with protein sequence MSGGSVVGDDAEAAATRTVALRASHVIAADPAAVPGSQHPGFVELRDAVVLVAGDRIAAVATGERGATLAARADEVIELGESLLMPGLIDLEGLVDIDHLLLDSWWSPDHEARLEWSEVYARQPREVLSAAERSTLRRYGLVQLLLHGVTTAMPIATELHGAWAETHDDLLDTAHTASELGLRVFLGPSYRSGVHITRADGSHGIHWDAAQGEAAFAGAARFLDTVEELADPLVTGVLVPCRVETVTDELLRRTAELSASRDVLVRVHATQGLESERGILSRERGTTPLGLLERTGLLNERLILAHGVYLDVHPEVHGEDRGDLATLAAAGASIVHCPVTNARYAFWLDRLSQYLDAGVNIALGSDSFPQT encoded by the coding sequence GTGAGTGGGGGCTCGGTCGTTGGCGATGATGCTGAGGCCGCTGCCACCCGCACCGTCGCGCTGCGTGCCTCGCACGTGATCGCGGCCGATCCGGCAGCGGTTCCAGGCTCGCAGCATCCGGGGTTCGTCGAGCTGCGGGACGCAGTGGTCCTCGTCGCCGGCGACCGGATCGCAGCGGTCGCCACTGGCGAGCGCGGTGCGACACTCGCGGCGCGGGCCGACGAGGTGATCGAGCTGGGTGAGAGCCTGCTCATGCCGGGCCTCATCGACCTGGAGGGGCTCGTCGATATCGACCACCTCCTGCTCGACTCGTGGTGGAGCCCGGATCACGAGGCCCGTCTGGAGTGGTCGGAGGTCTACGCACGGCAACCGCGAGAGGTGCTCAGTGCGGCCGAGCGGTCGACCCTGCGTCGCTACGGGCTGGTGCAGTTGCTGCTGCACGGAGTAACGACGGCCATGCCGATTGCGACGGAGCTGCACGGCGCGTGGGCAGAAACCCACGACGACCTGCTTGACACGGCCCACACGGCGAGCGAGCTCGGGCTGCGGGTGTTCCTCGGCCCGTCGTATCGCTCCGGTGTGCACATCACGCGCGCCGACGGATCGCACGGTATCCACTGGGATGCGGCGCAGGGAGAGGCAGCGTTCGCTGGTGCTGCCCGCTTTCTCGATACGGTCGAGGAGCTGGCCGATCCGCTCGTGACCGGTGTGCTCGTGCCGTGCCGAGTTGAGACAGTCACGGACGAGCTGTTGCGGCGCACGGCTGAGCTCTCTGCGTCGCGCGACGTGCTCGTGCGCGTCCACGCCACGCAGGGTCTCGAATCGGAGCGCGGGATCCTGTCGCGCGAGCGCGGCACGACGCCGCTCGGCCTGCTTGAGCGCACCGGCCTCCTGAACGAGCGACTGATCCTCGCCCACGGGGTGTACCTCGATGTGCACCCCGAAGTGCACGGTGAGGATCGCGGCGACCTCGCGACGCTTGCTGCTGCTGGCGCGTCCATCGTGCACTGCCCGGTGACGAACGCGCGCTACGCGTTCTGGCTCGACCGGCTTTCGCAATACCTCGACGCGGGCGTCAACATCGCGCTCGGCAGCGATTCGTTCCCCCAGACCTGA
- a CDS encoding ATP-binding cassette domain-containing protein — MTSHTNAHSAPAGTPLVRVTDLTKVFPAPRGTKGEDVTAVDGVSFELGSDECLAIVGESGSGKTTVARMIVGLERVSSGHIEVGGLDCTAAPRSLRDRRTRARAVQYVFQDPYSSLNGRQRIGDVIASNLKLHGAGPREVRLRAQGILDAVGLPKRFFDRYPRELSGGQRQRVAIARALAADPGVIVLDEAVAALDVSIQAQILNLLADIKAERQVSYLFISHDLAVVNQISDRMIVMENGAVVDQGVTAELLANPTHPYTRALRAAVPGPGWKPKRREQLAS, encoded by the coding sequence GTGACCTCACACACGAACGCGCACTCCGCTCCCGCCGGCACGCCGCTGGTGCGCGTCACCGACCTCACGAAAGTGTTTCCAGCACCCCGCGGTACGAAGGGGGAGGATGTCACCGCGGTCGACGGCGTCAGCTTCGAGCTGGGCTCCGACGAGTGCCTCGCCATTGTTGGCGAGTCCGGATCGGGCAAAACCACGGTTGCGCGGATGATCGTCGGCCTGGAACGCGTGTCCTCAGGGCATATCGAGGTTGGCGGCCTGGACTGCACGGCCGCGCCGCGCTCCCTGCGTGATCGCCGCACCCGCGCGCGGGCGGTGCAGTACGTGTTCCAGGATCCGTACTCCTCACTGAACGGGCGGCAGCGGATCGGGGACGTCATCGCGTCGAACCTGAAGCTGCACGGTGCAGGCCCGCGTGAGGTGCGGCTGCGCGCGCAGGGCATCCTCGATGCGGTCGGCCTGCCGAAGCGATTCTTCGACCGCTACCCGCGCGAGCTCTCCGGTGGGCAGCGGCAGCGCGTGGCGATCGCGCGTGCGCTCGCCGCAGACCCCGGGGTGATCGTGCTCGACGAGGCCGTTGCCGCGCTCGACGTGTCGATTCAGGCGCAGATCCTGAACCTGCTGGCCGACATCAAGGCTGAGCGTCAGGTGAGCTACCTGTTCATCTCGCACGATCTCGCGGTCGTGAATCAGATCTCCGATCGCATGATCGTGATGGAAAACGGGGCGGTGGTGGATCAGGGGGTCACCGCGGAGCTGCTGGCGAACCCGACGCACCCGTACACGCGGGCGCTGCGCGCCGCGGTGCCCGGCCCCGGCTGGAAGCCGAAGCGGCGAGAGCAGCTGGCCTCGTGA
- a CDS encoding ATP-binding cassette domain-containing protein encodes MSAPLLEIADLHASLVTKYRRLDLLNGVSLTLDRGEALGLVGESGSGKSLTTRAVLRMLAPGFQTTGAIRYNGESVLDMGRERLRRFRAADVGMIFQDPRAHVNPVHTVGDFLTEALVRDRGLPRADVERRAVQLLDEVGVRHAERRLKQYPHELSGVCCSA; translated from the coding sequence ATGAGTGCACCGCTGCTCGAAATTGCAGACCTTCACGCCAGTCTGGTCACCAAGTACCGCAGGCTCGACCTGCTCAACGGGGTGAGTCTCACGCTCGACCGCGGTGAGGCGCTCGGCCTCGTCGGAGAGTCGGGATCAGGGAAGTCGCTCACCACGCGCGCGGTGCTGCGGATGCTGGCGCCTGGCTTCCAGACCACCGGGGCGATCCGGTACAACGGGGAGTCGGTGCTCGACATGGGGCGGGAACGCCTGCGGCGATTCCGCGCCGCAGACGTTGGGATGATCTTCCAGGATCCGCGCGCCCACGTGAACCCCGTGCACACCGTTGGGGACTTCCTCACAGAGGCACTGGTGCGGGATCGGGGCCTGCCCCGCGCCGATGTTGAGCGCCGCGCGGTGCAGCTGCTCGACGAGGTCGGGGTGCGGCACGCTGAGCGTCGGCTGAAGCAGTACCCGCACGAGCTGTCCGGGGTCTGCTGCAGCGCGTGA
- a CDS encoding ABC transporter permease, translating into MTAPSTTQIALRRVALQDPGCLTRLSRKLGPTGIIAAAVLTVFVFAALLAPWLAPYDPDYPDLLAALSGPSAQHLLGADALGRDLLSRLMFGARITLLGPTLVILIATVVGTVLALVAAWNRGRVDTVISWVLDVLFSVPGIVFALIAVAIFGPNLPTVVVGLSIGYIPYVARVVRGAALRERGMPYVQAAWLQGQSGVGISVKQILPNVQPIVVAQAVSSLGFAVIDLAAVSFLGLGVQPPTADLGLMVKSGFDSLLRGNATEAIVAGLAIVLIVWSITIVGDRLASNARSLR; encoded by the coding sequence ATGACCGCACCATCGACGACTCAGATCGCACTCCGCCGCGTCGCGCTACAGGATCCCGGCTGCCTCACCCGGCTGAGCCGCAAGCTCGGGCCGACGGGAATTATCGCGGCAGCGGTGCTGACCGTGTTCGTGTTCGCAGCGCTGCTGGCGCCGTGGCTTGCGCCGTATGATCCCGACTACCCTGATCTGCTCGCTGCGCTCTCCGGGCCGAGCGCGCAGCACCTGCTCGGCGCCGATGCGCTCGGCAGGGACCTGCTCTCGCGCCTGATGTTCGGGGCGCGGATCACGCTGCTCGGACCCACGCTCGTGATCCTCATCGCGACCGTCGTTGGCACCGTGCTCGCGCTCGTTGCCGCGTGGAATCGAGGCCGCGTCGACACGGTGATCTCGTGGGTACTCGATGTGCTGTTCTCGGTGCCCGGAATCGTGTTTGCGCTGATCGCGGTCGCAATCTTCGGGCCGAATCTGCCCACTGTCGTGGTCGGGCTCTCGATCGGGTACATCCCATACGTCGCCCGCGTGGTGCGTGGCGCTGCGCTGCGGGAGCGCGGCATGCCCTATGTGCAGGCCGCGTGGCTCCAGGGCCAGTCGGGGGTGGGGATCAGCGTGAAGCAGATCCTGCCCAATGTGCAGCCGATCGTGGTCGCACAGGCTGTGTCATCGCTCGGCTTCGCGGTCATCGATCTCGCCGCCGTCTCGTTCCTTGGCCTCGGAGTGCAGCCGCCCACCGCTGATCTCGGCCTGATGGTCAAGAGCGGCTTCGACTCGCTGCTGCGCGGCAACGCGACCGAGGCGATCGTCGCCGGTCTCGCGATCGTGCTCATCGTGTGGAGCATCACCATTGTTGGCGACCGCCTCGCCTCGAACGCAAGGAGCCTCCGATGA
- a CDS encoding ABC transporter permease: MSIPAFLLRRSGSLLLVLLITSFVVFGMLYLAPGSPLSFVLGPRGGTAEQIARVTAQYHLDDPFFVRYFAWVGDLFRGDLGDSVVYRQPVANLIGGRVGTTVALIALATLIIAVVGVGLGLLGSLRGGWVDQLVTTLATLGLATPAFVIGVALISVFAVGLGWFPTNGSGSGGIDTLVHLILPATALAVASTAYQARITRASVLEEEGREHVQTAVARGLRPGLIIRRHILRNALIPITTVLGLTVATLIAGAVVIENVFALDGLGSLLVRAILQRDFAVVQAVILVLVVAFVVINAIVDFLYTIIDPRIQLGSTQ; encoded by the coding sequence GTGTCCATCCCTGCATTCCTCTTGCGGCGATCGGGGAGCTTGCTGCTCGTTCTGCTGATTACCTCGTTCGTTGTCTTCGGTATGCTGTATCTCGCCCCGGGGAGTCCCCTGAGCTTCGTGCTCGGGCCCCGCGGCGGGACTGCCGAGCAGATCGCGCGGGTCACGGCCCAGTACCACCTGGACGACCCGTTCTTCGTGCGCTACTTCGCGTGGGTGGGCGATCTGTTCCGCGGAGACCTCGGCGACTCGGTGGTGTACCGGCAGCCGGTTGCAAATCTGATCGGTGGCCGTGTCGGCACCACCGTTGCGCTCATTGCGCTGGCAACGCTCATCATTGCGGTGGTGGGCGTCGGCCTCGGGCTGCTGGGCTCGCTGCGCGGCGGCTGGGTCGACCAGCTCGTTACGACGCTCGCCACGCTCGGCCTCGCCACGCCGGCGTTTGTCATCGGTGTCGCGCTGATCAGCGTGTTCGCGGTCGGGCTCGGGTGGTTCCCCACGAACGGCAGCGGCAGCGGAGGGATCGACACACTCGTGCACCTGATCCTGCCGGCCACAGCTCTCGCCGTGGCGAGCACCGCCTACCAAGCGCGGATCACGCGCGCCTCGGTGCTTGAGGAGGAGGGGCGCGAACACGTGCAGACCGCCGTCGCACGTGGTCTGCGGCCCGGCCTCATCATTCGCCGCCACATTCTGCGCAACGCGCTCATCCCGATCACGACCGTGCTGGGGCTGACTGTGGCGACGCTGATCGCCGGCGCCGTGGTGATCGAGAACGTGTTCGCGCTTGACGGCCTCGGCTCGCTGCTCGTGCGTGCGATCCTGCAGCGCGACTTCGCGGTGGTGCAGGCGGTGATCCTCGTGCTCGTCGTGGCATTTGTGGTCATCAACGCGATCGTCGACTTCCTGTACACGATCATCGACCCGCGGATCCAGCTGGGGAGCACACAATGA
- a CDS encoding ABC transporter substrate-binding protein, with amino-acid sequence MTKRTLLLTGALAAAALTLTACAGGGAAPGGGGGGDAAAKFDIDAASLATTTEPGAHPVAEVTWNLPYEPMSLDPMLSFNYAENTVDSNTCEGLTRITPDLTIENALAEKIESPDDTTYVYTLRSGVTFWDGTPLTADDVVYSLGRQVGPETASYWTDYFQNVASVEKSGENQVTVKLTQPDALFEQGMSSAAGAIVQQAAAEAAGEQFGTPQGGMMCTGPFQLESWEPGKAITLVKNENYWDEQLIPKVEKLSFSFIADESTAVNALRSGDVDGQFFYLPPAGLSQLEGSDASITFGKSYIFWSLRAIQETGTFSNPKVREALLAAIDSRAIADVVFQGAAIPSPVLTGPAYYGDDEAGAMFQEAFDSYEMQPDIAHAKELLADAGDISAPIVLGVQGSSAVHEQTANLIQAAGQAIGLTIETKVIPVEQFGNLYFDPKAREGLDGFFTTYYGNVTDPLDVYTTFMPESTNNFIKYDGAAQELTDARKTLDPVKRAEYTIAAQEKITRDLPWLPMGDLPVILVQNTEISGATASSAYLGYPWAATIGGVE; translated from the coding sequence GTGACTAAACGAACCCTGCTGCTCACCGGCGCGCTCGCCGCAGCGGCACTGACGCTCACCGCCTGCGCTGGCGGAGGAGCCGCACCTGGCGGCGGAGGTGGCGGTGACGCCGCCGCGAAGTTCGACATCGATGCGGCCAGCCTCGCCACCACCACGGAGCCTGGCGCACACCCGGTCGCCGAGGTGACGTGGAACCTGCCGTACGAGCCGATGTCGCTCGACCCGATGCTCTCCTTCAACTACGCGGAGAACACGGTCGATTCCAACACCTGCGAGGGACTTACCCGCATCACCCCCGATCTCACGATCGAGAACGCGCTCGCGGAGAAGATCGAGTCGCCGGATGACACGACGTACGTCTACACCCTGCGCTCCGGCGTGACGTTCTGGGACGGCACACCGCTCACCGCGGACGACGTGGTCTACTCGCTCGGCCGCCAGGTCGGGCCGGAAACGGCGAGCTACTGGACCGACTACTTCCAGAACGTCGCCTCGGTTGAGAAATCAGGCGAGAACCAGGTCACCGTGAAGCTGACACAGCCTGACGCCCTGTTTGAACAGGGCATGTCGAGTGCCGCCGGAGCGATCGTGCAGCAGGCCGCGGCCGAGGCGGCGGGCGAGCAATTCGGCACACCACAGGGCGGCATGATGTGCACCGGCCCGTTCCAGCTCGAAAGCTGGGAGCCAGGCAAGGCGATCACCCTGGTGAAGAACGAGAACTATTGGGATGAGCAGCTGATCCCGAAGGTCGAGAAACTCTCCTTCAGCTTCATTGCGGACGAGTCGACCGCGGTCAACGCGCTGCGATCCGGCGATGTTGACGGCCAGTTCTTCTACCTGCCGCCCGCTGGCCTGAGCCAACTCGAGGGCAGCGACGCGAGCATCACCTTCGGCAAGTCATACATCTTCTGGTCGTTGCGCGCGATCCAGGAGACCGGCACCTTCTCGAACCCGAAGGTGCGCGAGGCGCTGCTCGCGGCAATCGACAGCCGGGCGATCGCCGACGTCGTGTTCCAAGGCGCCGCGATCCCATCGCCGGTGCTCACCGGGCCCGCCTACTACGGTGACGACGAGGCTGGCGCGATGTTCCAGGAGGCGTTCGACAGCTACGAGATGCAGCCGGACATCGCCCACGCGAAGGAACTCCTGGCCGACGCTGGTGACATCTCCGCTCCGATCGTGCTCGGCGTGCAGGGCTCCTCCGCAGTGCACGAACAGACGGCCAACCTGATCCAGGCTGCTGGCCAGGCCATCGGCCTCACGATCGAAACCAAAGTGATCCCGGTTGAGCAGTTCGGTAACCTCTACTTCGACCCGAAGGCGCGCGAGGGTCTCGACGGCTTCTTCACCACCTACTACGGCAATGTGACGGATCCGCTCGACGTCTACACGACGTTCATGCCGGAGAGCACGAACAACTTCATCAAGTACGACGGTGCGGCCCAGGAGCTCACCGACGCCCGCAAGACGCTGGATCCGGTCAAGCGTGCTGAGTACACGATCGCGGCGCAGGAGAAGATCACGCGAGATCTGCCGTGGCTGCCCATGGGGGATCTCCCGGTCATCCTGGTGCAGAACACCGAGATCTCAGGCGCCACGGCGTCCTCGGCGTACCTCGGATACCCGTGGGCCGCCACTATCGGAGGCGTGGAGTAA
- a CDS encoding amidohydrolase family protein: MTVLPNPHLLATPGLVDSHIHPDKTTWGDPWMSRRPAHSLTELIENDRATQFDLPSSVEDRSYALMQHALANGTLAMRAHVDVSTELGLRNVEGVRAAAERLAPHLTVQIVAFPQFGLLTDPGTLDLMAAALTAGADLVGGIDPLGIEGDLHGHLDAIFGLADQSGRDLDIHLHDGGEDGLAEIREIAARTVAGGRQGRVTIGHAFALCDETLPSLGETLDCVAEAGIWIATCALGPDPVPNIDRFEQHGVRLVAGSDGVRDTWSPFGSGSMVDRAHLLAYRTGAMTDAELERAFRIASTAGGEMLGLPDLAEWAGATAPTRLEFAAQNLAQLVVDRPAPTRVLRHGADVTG, from the coding sequence ATGACGGTGCTCCCGAATCCCCACCTGCTCGCGACCCCGGGCCTCGTGGACAGCCATATCCACCCGGACAAGACCACCTGGGGCGACCCGTGGATGTCGCGTCGCCCGGCGCACTCGCTCACCGAGCTCATCGAGAACGATCGCGCGACCCAGTTCGACCTGCCGTCAAGCGTCGAGGATCGCTCCTACGCGCTGATGCAGCACGCTCTGGCCAACGGCACGCTCGCGATGCGCGCGCACGTTGATGTCTCCACCGAGCTGGGGCTGCGCAACGTCGAAGGCGTGCGCGCCGCGGCCGAGCGCCTCGCACCCCACCTCACCGTGCAGATCGTGGCGTTCCCCCAGTTCGGGCTCCTCACGGATCCCGGCACGCTCGATCTCATGGCAGCCGCGCTGACTGCGGGCGCCGATCTGGTCGGAGGGATTGACCCACTCGGCATCGAGGGAGACCTGCATGGACACCTCGACGCGATCTTCGGGCTCGCGGATCAGTCCGGACGGGATCTCGACATCCACCTGCACGACGGCGGCGAAGACGGGCTCGCGGAGATCCGCGAAATCGCAGCGCGCACGGTCGCAGGCGGCCGCCAGGGGCGCGTCACGATCGGGCACGCGTTCGCGCTGTGCGACGAGACGCTCCCGTCGCTCGGGGAGACGCTCGACTGCGTGGCCGAGGCCGGGATCTGGATCGCCACTTGCGCGCTCGGGCCCGATCCCGTGCCGAATATCGATCGCTTCGAGCAGCACGGTGTCAGGCTCGTCGCCGGGTCAGACGGTGTGCGCGATACCTGGAGCCCGTTCGGCTCTGGCAGCATGGTCGACCGAGCCCACCTCCTGGCCTACCGCACCGGTGCCATGACCGACGCTGAGCTGGAGCGGGCGTTCCGGATCGCATCGACGGCTGGCGGAGAGATGCTCGGGCTGCCGGATCTCGCCGAGTGGGCGGGCGCCACGGCGCCAACCCGGCTGGAGTTCGCCGCCCAGAACCTCGCGCAGCTGGTCGTGGACCGCCCGGCGCCGACGCGCGTGCTGCGCCACGGCGCTGACGTGACCGGCTAA
- a CDS encoding FadR/GntR family transcriptional regulator: MQPINRRSLVDTVVDELKREISAGRWVPGDRIPSEAELTTTLGVSRPSVREAVRSLVQLGLLETKQGDGTYVIATDPTQVALRRAIHSADSREVIRVRRALDELAAREAAEHRSDTELAELEGRLTERTAAIAAGDAEAFADADVAYHLGIAHASGNRLLADIYASFDASLRESVADASCLAQRNDPDRADMHVALFQAIAAQDPNRAAAAALGVLEQQERLLNELD, encoded by the coding sequence GTGCAACCAATCAACCGACGTTCCCTCGTCGACACTGTCGTCGACGAGCTGAAGCGCGAAATCAGCGCTGGCCGCTGGGTGCCTGGCGATCGGATCCCCTCGGAGGCCGAACTCACCACGACACTCGGCGTCAGCAGGCCCTCCGTGCGCGAGGCGGTCCGCTCGCTCGTACAACTCGGGCTCCTCGAGACCAAACAGGGCGACGGCACCTACGTCATCGCCACCGATCCAACGCAGGTGGCGCTGCGGCGCGCGATTCACTCGGCGGACAGCCGCGAAGTGATCCGGGTGCGGCGCGCGCTCGACGAACTGGCAGCCCGGGAGGCTGCAGAGCATCGCAGCGATACGGAACTTGCGGAGCTCGAGGGGCGACTCACAGAGCGCACTGCGGCCATCGCCGCGGGTGACGCCGAGGCATTCGCCGACGCCGATGTCGCGTATCACCTCGGTATCGCGCACGCCTCGGGCAACCGGCTGCTCGCCGATATCTACGCGAGCTTCGACGCCTCGCTCCGTGAATCAGTGGCAGACGCCTCGTGCCTCGCCCAGCGCAATGATCCCGATCGTGCCGATATGCACGTCGCGCTGTTCCAGGCCATCGCCGCGCAGGATCCGAATCGCGCGGCCGCTGCCGCGCTCGGAGTACTGGAGCAGCAAGAGCGTCTCCTCAATGAGCTCGACTGA
- a CDS encoding MFS transporter, whose amino-acid sequence MSSTERRRGVSAGVLILAIGLSVRFPITSVSPLLADIGTAYGLSASGLAALSSLPVLMFGLASPFAPLLVRRFGLSRAVTLLLALLALATLVRPLATPLLFAGVILGGAAIALLGILAPQIIRQGLAHRGGFWTGVYTTSFGVSAAVGAAFSVPLLHVLGESVSAALMAWAVPLLIALGLALGFGPGLAAPAGSEQLAAPVPRTSVFRAPGIWAVTGFFGCQALIYFALTAWLPTIALDRGLSPSAAGLLLAWLSIAGLPASLVAPTLASKPRLRTPLIVGVALLSAASLLGLAYGPIEFAPLVVALLGIAQSGAFGLAIALIVFTAPSASQTAAFSAVSQGVGYAFAAAGPLVLGLLSQAKIEWSAILLLLVGIAGVELVFGVAGSRASQRGTGHSPAAVTTAGE is encoded by the coding sequence ATGAGCTCGACTGAGCGGCGCAGGGGGGTCTCAGCCGGTGTCCTGATCCTCGCGATCGGCTTGAGCGTCCGCTTCCCCATCACGTCCGTTTCCCCGCTGCTCGCCGATATCGGCACCGCCTACGGGCTCTCGGCTAGCGGGCTCGCAGCGCTGAGCTCACTTCCCGTACTGATGTTCGGGCTCGCATCACCCTTCGCCCCGCTGCTCGTGCGCCGGTTCGGGCTTTCCCGCGCGGTGACACTGCTCCTCGCGCTGCTCGCACTCGCCACACTCGTGCGCCCGCTCGCGACTCCACTGCTCTTTGCTGGAGTGATCCTTGGCGGAGCTGCGATCGCGCTGCTCGGGATCCTCGCGCCGCAGATCATTCGCCAGGGGCTCGCCCACCGCGGTGGCTTCTGGACCGGGGTGTACACGACGTCGTTCGGAGTCAGCGCGGCAGTCGGCGCAGCGTTCTCCGTCCCCCTGCTGCACGTGCTCGGCGAGAGCGTGTCGGCGGCGCTGATGGCGTGGGCCGTGCCGTTGCTCATCGCACTCGGGCTTGCACTCGGCTTCGGGCCGGGCCTTGCCGCCCCGGCGGGGTCCGAGCAGCTCGCTGCCCCCGTGCCGCGCACTTCGGTGTTTCGTGCACCGGGGATCTGGGCAGTGACCGGGTTCTTCGGATGCCAGGCACTCATCTACTTCGCACTCACCGCGTGGCTCCCGACGATCGCTCTGGATCGCGGCCTCAGCCCGAGCGCGGCAGGCCTGCTGCTCGCTTGGCTCAGTATCGCGGGCCTGCCCGCCTCCCTCGTTGCGCCAACGCTTGCGTCGAAACCGAGGCTGCGCACCCCGCTGATCGTGGGAGTCGCGCTGCTCTCAGCCGCCTCCCTGCTCGGGCTGGCCTACGGCCCGATCGAATTCGCTCCGCTCGTGGTGGCACTGCTCGGAATCGCGCAGAGCGGGGCGTTCGGCCTCGCGATCGCACTCATCGTGTTCACCGCTCCAAGCGCAAGCCAAACGGCGGCGTTCTCCGCGGTGAGTCAGGGCGTGGGCTATGCGTTCGCCGCAGCGGGCCCACTCGTGCTCGGATTGCTGTCGCAGGCGAAAATCGAGTGGTCCGCAATCCTGCTTCTGCTCGTGGGGATTGCAGGTGTCGAGCTGGTATTCGGGGTGGCCGGATCGCGCGCCTCGCAGCGCGGAACGGGGCACTCCCCGGCTGCCGTCACGACCGCCGGGGAGTAA
- a CDS encoding SCO4848 family membrane protein, with protein sequence MVVFAGIVLLINAVYNIVVWPRFWTRVAHDPRARDDQGRATRFLKVHAILIGIALLIAVVSAIAGVMLLLQP encoded by the coding sequence ATGGTCGTCTTCGCCGGAATCGTGCTGCTCATCAATGCCGTCTACAACATCGTGGTGTGGCCCCGATTCTGGACGCGAGTGGCTCACGATCCGCGCGCCCGGGATGATCAGGGGCGCGCCACGCGCTTCTTGAAGGTGCACGCGATCCTCATCGGGATCGCACTGCTCATCGCAGTGGTCTCTGCCATCGCCGGCGTCATGCTGCTCCTGCAGCCCTAG
- the tagD gene encoding glycerol-3-phosphate cytidylyltransferase, which yields MKRILTYGTFDLLHWGHIRLLRRARALGDYLVVAASSEEFNAGKGKKTYHDFETRKNMLEAVRYVDLVIPEHAWDQKIGDVQKYEIDTVVMGGDWEGDPRFEVLRDYCEVIYLDRTEGVSTSKIKKDLGVNA from the coding sequence ATGAAGCGGATCCTCACCTACGGCACGTTCGATCTCCTGCACTGGGGTCACATCCGACTGCTGCGGCGTGCCCGTGCCCTCGGCGACTACCTCGTCGTCGCCGCATCGAGCGAAGAGTTCAACGCGGGCAAGGGCAAGAAGACCTACCATGACTTCGAAACCCGCAAGAACATGCTCGAGGCGGTGCGCTACGTCGACCTCGTGATCCCGGAGCACGCGTGGGACCAGAAGATCGGCGACGTGCAGAAGTACGAGATCGACACCGTCGTCATGGGCGGCGATTGGGAGGGCGACCCCCGCTTCGAGGTGCTGCGCGACTACTGCGAGGTGATCTACCTCGACCGCACCGAGGGCGTCTCCACGTCCAAGATCAAAAAAGACCTCGGCGTCAACGCCTAG
- a CDS encoding amino acid ABC transporter ATP-binding protein yields MTATETPMVLAEGVSKSFGSNLVLKSISLEVQRGEVLCLVGPSGSGKSTFLRCINHLETVNAGRLSVDGVLVGYRQQGDKIYEMHPREASKQRRDIGMVFQRFNLFPHMTALENVMLAPTLLRKGDRATQKSRALDLLARVGLADRHDYYPAHLSGGQQQRVAIARALAMEPKLMLFDEPTSALDPELVGEVLDVMKGLAQSGMTMIVVTHEMGFAREVADKLVFMDGGVVVESGVPAEVLSNPQRERTKAFLSKVL; encoded by the coding sequence ATGACCGCCACAGAAACACCGATGGTGCTGGCCGAGGGCGTCTCGAAGTCTTTCGGCTCAAACCTGGTGCTGAAGTCCATCTCGCTTGAGGTGCAGCGTGGTGAAGTGCTCTGCCTCGTGGGGCCCTCCGGTTCCGGCAAATCGACGTTCCTGCGCTGCATCAACCACCTGGAGACGGTCAATGCCGGCCGGCTGTCAGTGGACGGCGTGCTCGTCGGCTACCGCCAGCAGGGCGACAAGATCTACGAGATGCACCCGCGTGAGGCCTCGAAGCAGCGCCGAGACATCGGAATGGTGTTCCAGCGCTTCAACCTGTTCCCGCACATGACGGCACTGGAAAACGTGATGCTCGCACCGACGCTGCTGCGCAAGGGCGACCGCGCAACGCAGAAGTCGCGTGCGCTGGACCTGTTGGCGCGCGTCGGTCTCGCTGATCGGCACGACTACTACCCGGCGCACCTGTCGGGTGGGCAGCAGCAGCGTGTTGCTATCGCTCGCGCGCTGGCAATGGAACCGAAGCTGATGCTGTTCGACGAGCCCACGTCAGCCCTTGATCCCGAGCTCGTCGGTGAGGTCCTTGACGTGATGAAGGGGCTCGCGCAGAGTGGCATGACGATGATCGTCGTGACGCACGAGATGGGCTTCGCGCGTGAGGTCGCAGACAAGCTCGTGTTCATGGACGGCGGCGTTGTCGTCGAGTCCGGAGTGCCCGCCGAGGTGCTCTCCAATCCGCAGCGCGAGCGCACGAAGGCGTTTCTCTCGAAGGTGCTGTAG